The genomic segment gtaagtgtgtgtgtgtgctgtttgccATCTCACCAGGAAGTGCATGTACATCCTCCAAAGTAAAGGACAACGAGCACCCTTCTCTGTTGCTATGGCGCGTTCAAACAGCCCACGGATACGGTTGCTGAGGCCATTCTCTGGTAGGATGGGCAAGGCAGCGTCATGGCAACAAGACCTATagagacaatttttttttttaattgatgcaaatgtgttttataatcAGTAATATGTCATGTCAATTTTGAGAGAGAATATTTATCAAAGTTTTCTTGGATtatcacacacaaaaagaaagaagagataaAACTATGTTTATAGCATCTTGATTGCGTTTCTTTTTACGCTGGTACAGTGTTTATTCTCGTGTAACATGAGAGCAGGAAAACACTACCCACAACTACCCATCATCCTTTCTCTTCTTACCTCTGAGCAGCGTCCACCAGCTGCTTCCTTTGTTGTTCAGCAACAATGGCAAAGAGGCGTGGCACCATACTGCTGTTGTCCCTGGTTACAGAGTGAAAAAAGCGACGCGCCCGTCCGGCACTATGGTAACGGTTCTCCACCTGAAAACAGATCGCATGAGGGTCATGGTGTCCAAATAAACAAGATTTTATAGAGAATAAGCTGAAAGAACTGAAAGCACAGCTAGAGAAGGAGCTCATTCTGAATGACTGAgtggtttgatgattaaaataaatgtatttagttttgGCATCTTGTGAGCAGACCACAGCTTACCTGTACATATATGCTCCAGAGAGGGGCGCTGCTGGGCCAGGTTGAAAGAGCAGAGGTCAACATTTGTCTCAGTGTGGCCAGTGGAAACACACTGATACTGTTGTGGTACCTCAGCAGGGCTGCCTGCTGCACTGCTAATATCTGACACTCAGAGGCCAGTTTACTGACATAGAGCCTGCTGGTTTGGCTGCAGTCAGCTGCAGAGTTTTTAGCCTCAGCGCTCACAAGGTTAGCTTCCTCATTACTGTTGAATTGCTTGTCAAGTGTTAGCGTGCGATGCAGCTCCTCCATCCTTTCTCTGGCCTGGCTGTAGACGGCGTTGGTTGCTTGGACTCCCACTGTGAGGTACTGGAACAGAGCGTAGCAGCCCACCAGACCACTCAGCCTCAGTTTCTCACCCAGTAAGTCTTCTTGACCTAGTGGTGGAGGAATGAGATTagaaattaatcaaatcaataacTGATTATGTGGGTCCTACGTTTAAAGGGGGAGGACTTTTGAGACGTTTGTTTCTTAAATTTGCATTATCTTAATGATGCCTTGTGTTTTTCCATCCATCTGATCCAGTGGTATGCAATGTAAAAGAGGCCAATCAGTTAGACAattctttttctaattttctatTCAAATAATTCTCCCAATATTGTATCATTTGAGTCTAAATGACTTATTGTTGAAGGATAATACAAGCGTTGCTCCATGACCACTTACAAATAAAGTATAGGACACATTACTACTGACCATTTTCTACAGTCTGTTATagttcacaaaaaataaaggcaACTAAATACCATACCACATGTTATGGTTAACATGGCCTACAGAGCTGATTGGAAAACATTGGTTGCATGGGAGGAGCTAAATAAGTATGGATTTCAAACAGTGGCAGGGTATGtttgaaaaaacactgaattacagGATTTGTTGTAAAtgggctaaaacatgcaaagcGGCACTACTGAAcggaaacacagacacagaaacacagatgttGTTGAGAACATGAACCTTTTCTGTTGGTCTGAGGGTTGCTGAGGACTTGGTCCAGTGCTGACAAGCTGGTTGTCAGAGCCTGTTCATAAGACCTCCTGGCCTTCAGGATAGATACTGGAGAGAGGGCCTgggatgatgaggaagaggatgaggaggttcCTTCTGCTAGCCTGGTTAGCACCAACACAGCTGGGGACGCAGTTACATCAGTAAGTCCCCCTCCTCGCACGGCAACTCCGTCCTCCACCTCTAGCTGGGACCACAGCTGACACAGCTCACAGAGGGTGGGGCTACTCAACCCCTTGGTTCCCCCTATCGCTGCAGCTGTGGAGAAGACTTTGCGAGCTTCGTCAAGGTTGCCCAGCATCCACTCCAGATGGGCGTACTCCCGCCACATCACCAATGAGGAGCGGTTATCGGGTTCTTTGAGCAGTCGCTTGGCAACCCGCTTGCTGCTCTTGCCTTGAAAACGGAGGCGCTTTTTGTTGCCGCTGCGCAGGCAGTGCAAGACCtgacacatacataaatacaaatacaaataagtAAATTAATGTCACTGTCAGACACTTTTCTGACCTCAAAACAAGTTGACCTGAATTCTTTTCTCAAGTTTTATTATAAGTTAGAATCAGATAAACTGATTCTCACCTTGAGTTTCTCGTACTGCATCCAGCTGAGCGACAGAACGGCTCGGTGGGGGGGAGGAAGGACAGGTTGGACCATATTGAACACATTGGTGACAAACCTCTCACCCTGCTTTCCAAGCCCCACCCATTTCCTGGTTCCCTGAAGAGTGGTCATGTGACCTACAGAGTTAACCCCGCGGTCAGGTAGATCGTGGGAGTTCAGAGGACGCTGGAGCTCATTACCTAGGATGTGACATGGAACCACATTGATCACTGCCTTCATCTCAATAATATGCTTCTAActatttaaaaagaacaaacagtTAGTTTGTATTACTCtttctgagtgtgtttttacCCTGAGTGAGCAAAGACAGGTTCTCCAGCAGCAGGCCAGGCTGACAGGGGGCAGGAGAGAGCACAGAGTCCACAGGCAGCCCCAGGAATGACAAGAAATGGAGAAGAAGACAGAGCTGGAGCTCTGGTGAGGACAGGCAAATCAGGGATGGGCCGATGTCATCAAACAACACCTAGAATtggagagcagagaaagagagcagaggagaggtggTCCGTCTATCTAGCAACTTCAATTTAACACACAGTAAAGCCAATTCCAAAACTCCACCcatccctgtctgtctgtatgtctgtctttCGGTCCAGCAGtatgtacctgtctgtctgggTCCTCACAgtcctcttctgattggccctTGGCTTTGTCAGGTCTCCAGGGCAACCAGTGAGCTGCTTCACGTGATGCCTCCACATCCAGCCACACTGTTCGTCGGGGCTGGCTCCgatccttcacctcctcctcatcctcttcctcctcctcttcgtcatctgtagacacacacacacacacacacacacacacacacacacacacacacacacacacacacacacacacacacacacacacacacacacacacagacacacacacaacaaaacatgacGCTGAGTTTCAAACCTTATTATTATGCAGTAAGgacccctgtgtgtgtgtgtgtgtgtgtgtgtgtgtgtgtgtgtgtgtgtgtgtgtattacctGCACTGGGCTGTAGCCATCCCCCACGTTCTTGTTGGAGCATCCAGGCTTTCCAGCCTCTGGCCCCCAACTCCCCAACCCTCGCCTCCCCACTGTCCCAGAACGGCTCAAAGAACTCAACCTGCGcacgtatatacacacacacacacacacacacacacacacacacacacgcacacacgcacacacacacacacacacacacacacacacacgcaaagacaTAGGTAAATGTCCTTTTGTATTTCTACTGTGCCTATAAAAAGTATTTACTCTTTATTTGGAATTTGTTGATACTGattaagagaaaaaagacaaatccaAGCCACACACATTTCTACCAACTGCTCTACATAAAATAATCCTCACAAGAACGCAAAGCAAAGGAAAATCTTACAAAATGAGGACACTTTGCTGGTTCTCACTTCATTAAAGGGagagttagttttttttttttagatgagaatatctctcatatctgtctgtttaaagttttcttcaaacaaacacacaaacaaacctgcTGCTTGGTGGACAGTTCTCGTACACTGTCAGGTTTGTAGAAAGTAAAGTCGATCATGGCCTGAAACAGAGAAACCGCCTTCTCTGAGTGACCCGACTGACGCAGGAAATGACACTGTTGGGTGAAGATATCTGGACAGAAGGATACAAACAGGCAAAATGACAGTGACATTATAACAACATTAAATAAGCATTGAGCATACAAAGAAAATGCTTAGTTTTCTCCTcaaacaaatgagaatatgaTGTATCAAAAGTTCAAATGtccagtgtgtatgtgtgtatatgagggCGGAGGTTTTTCTAGTTATGGCAGAAGGACGTGATGAAACTGGGCCGACTGGTAAACTCTACTCAGGGAGACTCAGTGTGGGACTGTTATTCACTAATCAGTCCTCAGTGGAAAAGTAAAGGCTGAACAAAATCTCTGTTACCCAACATATCCTCCTCAGTCCCTGGCAGGGCTGGATGAGAGACCATGCTGCCGTCCCGCACAGAGCTCAGTGTGCTTAGACACTTCCCGTAGGCAGAGTTGACCTTTGACACAGTGAAGTTGCTGAAGTAGCTCTGGGTGAAGAGCAGATACTCTCTCCATAGGGGGGCACTGTTTGGGTGGAGGAACACCTGAggtaaaacagataaaacatgagTTAGCTTTGTTCAAATGACTATAAGATTTAGTCTACAGACACACTCCAACATAGGCACTCGTCATTTTTACACTCTGGTTTggatcaaagaaaacaaaccagagcTGCTCTTGCACCTTGAGTGTGCAGCACTGAACATAGTTTACATACAGTAGCACTGGgtgaatatgatgatgaaacaaCAACTGCAGACTGACCAGTTTCTTCCATTCTTTGGCCAGAACTGAGGGCTCCCACAGCTCCTGGCAGATCCTGAGCCTCTCCAGCTGCAGAGTGATGCAGCTGGGGTTGGTTTCAACAGCGCGCTCTGCGATGCTCAGCTTTTTCTCCAGGACCGCTCGGTAGGAAGACTTGCGACGCTCAGTTGAATCGTTGTCCTGTtgctcctcctcacctccaAACTCTGCTGAACTCACCTCATcctagagagggagagaggagatgagaaagATGAGACACAATGCTGAATATCCTGAGAAGtgactttgtttttgaaaattaatgAACAGAGTTCAGATAAATCATTAGTTTCCTGATTATTACAGGCTGAATGACAatgaattatatattatatatttattgctgtttgagaacattttttgaaaatgatagAGACCTGCTCATTTAGGAAatgactgag from the Seriola aureovittata isolate HTS-2021-v1 ecotype China chromosome 13, ASM2101889v1, whole genome shotgun sequence genome contains:
- the nrde2 gene encoding nuclear exosome regulator NRDE2 yields the protein MRYTTMALFPAFAETAINKDEDSSKELEWLKNKSFQTGDALSLHRRFLEKDSSVDREVSSAEEEKEKEDNAPQKKKKKKSEKKRKKKRKHKKKSGRCSDSSGSDSDTIYPSDLKKEEEANRSQAVPVASRFSWLDDLQSPTEHPFCVDRKPDPANWTYKSLYRGDVARYRRKGSSSLGLDPRRQGVSWQESESKKKQKGGDKKRAEDRYFSRVSRQLLRSKSAVPTLPTNPECSDVTSSSSFLPLGDDEGENKGGQTGDRVQTSSVNPLGVYDSSTALWLQGKGQQDQTEQQKQDVQTGQSALLMTRRTEEFNRQLREQPADTQLWIKFIRYQDEVSSAEFGGEEEQQDNDSTERRKSSYRAVLEKKLSIAERAVETNPSCITLQLERLRICQELWEPSVLAKEWKKLVFLHPNSAPLWREYLLFTQSYFSNFTVSKVNSAYGKCLSTLSSVRDGSMVSHPALPGTEEDMLDIFTQQCHFLRQSGHSEKAVSLFQAMIDFTFYKPDSVRELSTKQQVEFFEPFWDSGEARVGELGARGWKAWMLQQERGGWLQPSADDEEEEEEDEEEVKDRSQPRRTVWLDVEASREAAHWLPWRPDKAKGQSEEDCEDPDRQVLFDDIGPSLICLSSPELQLCLLLHFLSFLGLPVDSVLSPAPCQPGLLLENLSLLTQGNELQRPLNSHDLPDRGVNSVGHMTTLQGTRKWVGLGKQGERFVTNVFNMVQPVLPPPHRAVLSLSWMQYEKLKVLHCLRSGNKKRLRFQGKSSKRVAKRLLKEPDNRSSLVMWREYAHLEWMLGNLDEARKVFSTAAAIGGTKGLSSPTLCELCQLWSQLEVEDGVAVRGGGLTDVTASPAVLVLTRLAEGTSSSSSSSSQALSPVSILKARRSYEQALTTSLSALDQVLSNPQTNRKGQEDLLGEKLRLSGLVGCYALFQYLTVGVQATNAVYSQARERMEELHRTLTLDKQFNSNEEANLVSAEAKNSAADCSQTSRLYVSKLASECQILAVQQAALLRYHNSISVFPLATLRQMLTSALSTWPSSAPLWSIYVQVENRYHSAGRARRFFHSVTRDNSSMVPRLFAIVAEQQRKQLVDAAQRSCCHDAALPILPENGLSNRIRGLFERAIATEKGARCPLLWRMYMHFLVSEGKVDKATGIFYKALQNIPWVKGLYMDAVQLFPEHLQEFVDLMTEKELRLRLPLEELDILLED